In a single window of the Melioribacteraceae bacterium genome:
- a CDS encoding EamA family transporter: protein MLIALLIFIRITANPLSNLFQKRLVTSSVNPMFVIFTTHLFLTIAFIPGWLPLFMRGIPVEFYFYLTLCSTLSVLANVLIVKALAVGQLSVLGPINSYKSVVSIFVSFFLIGELPGFYGFIGIILIVFGSHFIADKNAKGFSLITLFKEKSVQYRIGALILSATEAVFLKKALMHADPFLTMSAWSAAGLIFSLIGLLVLSNTSIVELRSSLISNKWYFVVLFLSTGLMQLTTLFIFERMNVSYALALFQISSLISVWMGYKYFAETKIKRKFIGSIIMIAGAVLIILFNH, encoded by the coding sequence ATGTTGATTGCCTTATTAATATTTATAAGAATTACGGCAAATCCTTTATCAAATCTATTTCAAAAGAGACTTGTGACATCGTCGGTCAATCCGATGTTTGTAATTTTTACAACCCACCTATTTTTAACCATTGCATTTATTCCAGGTTGGCTCCCTCTTTTTATGAGAGGTATTCCAGTTGAATTCTATTTTTATCTGACTCTTTGCTCCACCTTATCTGTATTAGCAAATGTATTGATTGTAAAAGCATTGGCAGTGGGACAACTATCTGTGCTGGGACCGATCAATTCATATAAATCGGTTGTAAGTATTTTTGTTTCATTTTTCTTAATTGGAGAACTGCCGGGTTTTTATGGATTTATTGGAATCATACTGATCGTGTTTGGAAGTCACTTTATTGCGGATAAAAATGCGAAAGGTTTTTCGTTAATAACTTTGTTTAAGGAGAAGAGTGTACAGTATAGAATTGGTGCATTAATTCTTTCCGCAACAGAAGCAGTGTTTCTCAAAAAAGCATTAATGCATGCCGACCCATTTTTAACTATGTCGGCGTGGAGTGCCGCCGGATTAATATTCTCATTAATAGGTTTATTAGTTCTATCAAATACAAGTATCGTTGAATTGAGAAGTTCATTAATTTCAAATAAATGGTATTTTGTTGTATTGTTTTTGAGTACCGGATTAATGCAATTAACCACACTTTTCATTTTTGAAAGAATGAATGTGAGTTATGCACTAGCATTGTTTCAAATATCATCATTAATAAGTGTTTGGATGGGTTATAAATATTTTGCAGAAACGAAAATAAAGCGAAAGTTTATAGGATCTATAATTATGATTGCTGGGGCAGTGTTAATCATTCTGTTTAATCATTAA
- a CDS encoding carbohydrate binding domain-containing protein, giving the protein MKKFILIVLVISSQINSQNFTGGFNFYLPSTDTTTQKFLPKFPKQTIGDNDFVSIDSEGKFSVNGNRIRFWGTNSGADAAFPPKNIAGLLAGRLRKYGFNLIRLHHLDNPWSDRSLLGKTYTRELNSTYLDLLENYIAALKQNGIYINMNLHVSRTFRIFDQVANYDSLPEFGKGVNFFDPYIISLHKEYARQLLTHVNPYTGKSLVNDPVMAMVEITNENSLYRMWRDNQLKPINKGGKLPTRYSKMLDSLFNNFISQKYNSTTALQLAWSKGVKNSSSSEQIKNGSFETNTTNWILEQHSPASGTISVDNQNTFRGTGSCKVTVTNSSGIDWNIQFKQQTITLKRDSLYTVSFAIRADSPKEINVSLMNDQSPWNWYGGKSFTVGTNWDVFTFSVKASENNAGHARLSFALGKSTGSFWIDEVSVAYASVVGLKENEQIENRNIARLDYADCPGYSPQRVRDMSEFYIEVQRNYFKEMLAYLKNELGVKVPINGSNWNVGPADLASMSDADYVDNHSYWDHPSFPKEPWSSIDWTVNNTPMVKNSEGGTIPALFTGVPEVGKPFTVSEYQHPFPNQYHIESTVFSLGYSAFNDADALIYFAYDEPYEWNIDKINGYFQVNRNSILMAQFPSVSHAFRSGYIKPSVSPIELSFTRDTLYSIPGNDAANWNGYSFFDRKIGLKHAVKVKKYFSGSTSNFNTLPKVSGPIFQTDTEEIIYNTTDGMISLNTDKYIGIAGYLVNSKNIANTKLQILDLNNSDFGTVSWISLVDKPLEDSELSLITIGSKIQNTGMVWNTTNTSISNKWGSAPTQVYPLKGKVLANINADSIYVYPLDERGAIKSSLKIKLLPIAPNKFQILFDQSRDVTLWYGIEKFGDGTVSNLIGEKSLPDKFELMQNYPNPFNPETVISYVIPTGAINHKNFSSISSHRNDNVHVSLKVYDILGREVADLVNEAQSPGTYSVKFTISSSLSTGMYFYRLQAGDFVSVKKMMLMK; this is encoded by the coding sequence ATGAAAAAATTTATCCTTATCGTCCTTGTGATTTCATCACAAATCAATTCCCAAAATTTTACTGGGGGATTCAACTTTTATCTTCCTTCCACCGACACCACGACTCAAAAATTTTTACCAAAATTTCCAAAGCAGACCATTGGGGATAACGATTTTGTCTCAATTGATTCTGAAGGAAAATTTAGTGTTAATGGAAATAGAATACGGTTTTGGGGTACTAACAGTGGTGCCGATGCCGCGTTTCCTCCAAAAAATATTGCGGGATTACTAGCGGGCAGATTAAGAAAATATGGATTTAATCTTATCCGTCTTCATCATCTCGATAACCCCTGGTCTGATAGAAGTCTATTGGGAAAAACATATACACGTGAATTAAATTCAACCTATCTCGATCTTTTAGAAAATTATATTGCTGCACTGAAGCAGAATGGAATTTATATTAATATGAATCTTCATGTATCGCGGACATTTAGAATCTTTGATCAGGTTGCTAACTATGATTCTCTTCCCGAATTTGGAAAAGGAGTTAATTTCTTTGATCCCTATATAATATCCTTACACAAGGAATATGCGAGACAATTATTAACTCATGTAAATCCTTATACCGGAAAATCTCTCGTAAATGACCCGGTGATGGCTATGGTTGAAATTACAAATGAAAATTCTTTATATCGAATGTGGCGCGATAATCAGTTAAAGCCTATCAATAAAGGGGGAAAACTTCCGACAAGATATTCCAAAATGCTTGATAGTTTATTTAACAATTTTATTTCCCAGAAATATAACTCAACAACCGCTTTACAGTTAGCTTGGAGTAAGGGGGTAAAAAATAGCAGTTCATCAGAACAAATTAAAAACGGAAGCTTCGAAACAAACACTACAAATTGGATTTTAGAACAGCATTCTCCAGCAAGCGGAACAATTTCGGTTGATAACCAAAATACATTCAGAGGAACAGGCTCATGCAAAGTAACGGTTACAAATTCTTCGGGAATCGATTGGAATATTCAATTTAAACAGCAAACAATCACATTAAAAAGAGATTCACTCTATACGGTATCATTTGCAATTCGCGCAGATTCCCCAAAAGAGATAAATGTTTCTCTGATGAATGATCAGAGTCCTTGGAATTGGTATGGGGGAAAGTCATTTACTGTTGGCACTAATTGGGACGTTTTTACTTTTAGTGTTAAGGCTTCAGAAAATAATGCCGGGCATGCAAGACTTTCTTTTGCACTTGGAAAAAGTACCGGGAGTTTTTGGATCGACGAAGTGAGCGTTGCATATGCAAGTGTAGTTGGATTAAAGGAAAATGAACAAATTGAAAACAGAAATATAGCAAGATTGGACTATGCCGATTGTCCAGGATATTCTCCTCAAAGAGTGAGGGATATGTCGGAGTTTTATATTGAAGTTCAGCGGAATTATTTTAAGGAAATGTTAGCATATCTTAAAAATGAACTGGGTGTAAAAGTCCCTATTAATGGCTCGAACTGGAATGTTGGTCCTGCTGATTTAGCTTCAATGAGTGATGCCGATTATGTAGATAATCATTCTTATTGGGACCATCCGAGTTTTCCTAAAGAGCCCTGGTCATCAATTGATTGGACTGTAAATAATACTCCGATGGTTAAAAATTCCGAAGGAGGAACAATTCCGGCTTTATTTACGGGAGTGCCGGAAGTTGGAAAACCATTTACTGTTAGTGAATATCAGCATCCTTTCCCAAATCAATATCATATTGAATCTACAGTATTTTCACTCGGCTACTCGGCTTTCAACGATGCCGACGCGCTTATCTATTTTGCTTATGACGAACCATATGAGTGGAACATCGATAAAATTAATGGGTACTTTCAAGTTAACCGTAATTCAATTCTTATGGCGCAGTTTCCTTCTGTTTCCCACGCATTCAGAAGTGGATATATCAAACCTTCAGTAAGTCCCATTGAGCTTAGTTTTACTCGCGATACTCTATATTCAATTCCCGGGAATGATGCAGCTAATTGGAACGGGTATTCATTTTTTGATAGAAAGATTGGACTCAAACATGCAGTAAAAGTTAAAAAATATTTTTCTGGCTCAACTTCTAATTTTAACACTCTGCCTAAAGTAAGCGGTCCGATTTTCCAAACTGATACCGAAGAGATAATTTACAATACCACCGATGGAATGATTTCTCTAAATACTGATAAGTATATTGGAATTGCCGGTTATCTGGTCAACTCTAAAAATATTGCTAACACTAAGCTACAGATTCTCGATCTGAACAATTCTGATTTTGGTACGGTAAGCTGGATTAGTTTGGTTGATAAACCTCTCGAAGATTCAGAATTATCATTGATCACGATTGGGTCTAAAATTCAAAATACCGGCATGGTTTGGAATACTACCAATACTTCAATAAGCAATAAATGGGGAAGCGCGCCAACTCAGGTATATCCTCTAAAAGGAAAAGTGTTGGCAAATATTAATGCAGATTCGATATATGTTTACCCTCTCGATGAAAGAGGAGCAATAAAAAGTTCGTTGAAAATTAAACTTCTGCCAATTGCACCGAACAAATTCCAAATTTTGTTTGATCAGAGCAGAGATGTTACTTTATGGTATGGTATTGAAAAATTTGGCGATGGTACAGTCAGCAATTTAATTGGTGAAAAATCTTTACCGGATAAATTTGAACTTATGCAAAATTATCCAAATCCATTTAATCCCGAAACAGTAATTAGTTATGTAATACCAACAGGCGCAATTAATCATAAAAATTTCTCGTCAATATCATCTCACCGAAATGATAATGTTCATGTATCATTAAAAGTATATGATATTCTTGGGAGAGAAGTCGCAGACTTGGTGAATGAGGCACAGTCTCCAGGAACATATAGTGTGAAGTTCACAATTAGTTCATCTCTCTCTACCGGAATGTATTTTTATCGTTTGCAAGCGGGGGATTTTGTTTCGGTAAAAAAAATGATGCTTATGAAATAG
- a CDS encoding DUF1579 domain-containing protein: MKVIKGTITILILFSSVLLIAQDQAEMMKKWQEAMSPGPMHQLLAKMVGDWKVTTNMPNPMTGEETPTIGSAKIESLLGGRYFKTTQKGEMMGMPFEGIGIDAYDNVAKEFITIWIDNMGTGITTMKGKMNETTKHIEYSGEGLDPMTGQQIKYRSVSRIINEDNLEFDMFLSQDGQEMKMFNQKYERVK; this comes from the coding sequence ATGAAAGTAATTAAGGGCACAATCACAATCCTTATACTTTTTTCATCAGTATTACTTATAGCTCAAGATCAAGCCGAAATGATGAAGAAATGGCAGGAAGCAATGAGTCCGGGGCCGATGCATCAATTATTGGCCAAAATGGTTGGCGATTGGAAAGTAACCACCAATATGCCTAACCCTATGACAGGCGAAGAAACGCCAACTATTGGGAGTGCGAAAATCGAATCTCTGCTTGGAGGCAGATATTTCAAGACAACCCAAAAAGGAGAAATGATGGGAATGCCATTTGAAGGTATTGGCATTGACGCTTATGATAATGTAGCAAAAGAATTTATTACAATTTGGATTGATAATATGGGTACTGGAATAACTACCATGAAGGGGAAGATGAATGAAACAACAAAGCATATCGAGTACAGTGGAGAAGGTTTAGACCCGATGACCGGTCAACAAATAAAATACCGATCAGTAAGTAGAATAATTAATGAAGATAATCTCGAATTTGATATGTTTCTATCTCAGGATGGTCAAGAAATGAAGATGTTCAATCAAAAATATGAGAGAGTAAAATAA
- a CDS encoding amidase: MKTNFFSKSFLLFIIISISAFTFFTTELVKITKNDIPFAEKIIGLEFSDAERDSMADALNENLESFIKNRQLSLTNEIPPAISFNPLPIGFSISQKQNKLIFSNYTSVKLPANINELAFYSIGELAQLIKTRKISSVKLTRFFIDRLKKFSPNLFNVITITEERAYAEAEKADLEIKSGKYRGMLHGIPYGVKDLLSTKNYKTTWGASPFKDQLIDEDAEVIKKLSNSGAVLVAKFSMGELAWGDVWFGGITRNPWDTTKGSSGSSAGSASAVSAGLVPFAIGTETWGSIVSPSTVCGVSGLRPTYGRVSRTGAMALSWSMDKIGTICRNVEDLAIVFNSIYGKDIKDQTLINAPFNYSHKIDFSKLKIGYLKNDFDKKYPFHSQDSVALKQLEKLGAKLIPIELPTISNYDISFILTAEAGAAFDELTRSNKDDQLVRQIKNAWPNVFRSSRFIPAVEYINANRIRFLLIQQMNEMIKDLDFYVSPSWIGNNLLVTNLTGHPSVVVPTGFSKAGTPTSFTFIGKLFDEGTIIAAAKKYQDETAHHKKHPPLFSK; encoded by the coding sequence ATGAAAACAAATTTTTTTAGTAAATCATTCCTTCTTTTTATCATCATCTCTATTTCGGCATTTACTTTTTTTACTACTGAGTTAGTCAAGATCACCAAAAATGATATTCCTTTCGCCGAAAAAATTATTGGTCTCGAATTCAGCGATGCCGAGCGTGATTCGATGGCTGACGCTTTAAATGAAAACCTAGAAAGTTTTATTAAAAATCGTCAACTTTCCCTTACAAACGAAATACCTCCGGCAATCTCATTTAATCCCCTCCCAATTGGTTTTTCGATTTCACAAAAACAAAATAAACTGATTTTTAGTAATTATACTTCTGTAAAATTACCTGCCAACATTAATGAGCTTGCATTTTATTCTATCGGAGAACTCGCACAATTAATTAAAACCAGGAAAATATCATCGGTAAAATTAACCCGCTTCTTTATTGATAGACTGAAAAAATTCTCTCCAAATCTGTTTAATGTAATTACAATTACCGAAGAGAGAGCTTATGCTGAAGCAGAAAAAGCGGATTTAGAAATTAAATCGGGCAAATACAGAGGAATGCTGCATGGAATTCCATATGGCGTAAAAGATTTATTATCAACAAAAAATTATAAAACTACCTGGGGAGCTTCCCCATTTAAAGATCAACTAATAGATGAAGATGCTGAAGTAATAAAAAAATTAAGTAACTCGGGTGCTGTTTTAGTTGCTAAATTTTCGATGGGGGAACTTGCTTGGGGAGATGTATGGTTTGGAGGAATTACTAGAAATCCGTGGGATACTACAAAAGGATCGAGCGGCTCCTCAGCTGGTTCTGCATCGGCTGTATCGGCTGGATTGGTCCCATTTGCGATTGGCACCGAAACATGGGGCTCAATTGTTTCTCCTTCAACTGTATGCGGGGTAAGCGGACTGCGGCCAACTTATGGAAGAGTAAGCAGAACAGGTGCGATGGCATTAAGTTGGTCGATGGATAAAATTGGTACAATCTGCAGAAACGTGGAAGATCTCGCAATTGTTTTTAATTCCATTTATGGGAAAGATATAAAAGATCAAACATTAATAAACGCCCCATTTAATTATTCGCACAAAATTGATTTCAGCAAATTAAAAATTGGTTACCTAAAAAATGATTTTGACAAAAAGTATCCATTTCATTCTCAAGATTCTGTTGCCCTAAAACAATTGGAGAAATTAGGAGCTAAGTTAATACCTATTGAATTGCCAACGATAAGTAATTATGATATTTCTTTTATTCTGACTGCAGAAGCTGGTGCAGCTTTTGATGAGCTAACAAGGTCAAATAAAGATGATCAGTTAGTAAGGCAAATTAAAAACGCATGGCCGAATGTGTTTAGATCATCCAGGTTTATACCTGCGGTTGAATATATAAATGCGAATAGAATTAGATTTTTATTGATTCAGCAAATGAATGAAATGATTAAAGATTTGGATTTTTATGTTTCTCCATCATGGATAGGAAATAATTTATTAGTTACAAATTTAACCGGTCATCCGAGTGTAGTAGTTCCTACCGGTTTTTCAAAAGCAGGTACACCAACCAGTTTTACATTTATAGGTAAATTATTTGATGAAGGAACAATAATTGCGGCCGCGAAAAAATATCAGGATGAAACCGCGCATCATAAAAAACATCCTCCCTTATTCAGTAAATAA
- a CDS encoding MFS transporter, producing MALMNPWSSLRKIPRNIWLISFATLINRSGTMVLPYLVLYLTRSEGITPSKAGIVLSLYGAGALITSPFVGRLSDKIGSMRIMKFSLLFTSITLVCYSFVHEYILFLIITLILSVISEAFRPANLSYISIESSPDQRKTAFALNRLAINLGMSIGPVIGGLLAMVDFSLLFYVNGFSTFTAWVFLILAKFEPHASINKEMSESVTKEDVIEKNHRSILKDKNILLFYVALVPVMIVFFQHIGAFPLYLVHELKHTEVIFGLLMAVNTVLIIFIEVPLNNAMSNWSDKKSLVLGSILCGLGYGAMLISPELWWIIITIVIWTFGEMIFFPASASYISLVSDESRRGEYMGYFQMTFSFSFMMGPWFGTMLFENYGAGSVWTVSLLLSIISGFIFMRIRTS from the coding sequence TTGGCTTTAATGAATCCCTGGAGTTCACTTAGAAAAATACCACGGAATATTTGGTTAATATCATTTGCCACTCTTATTAATAGAAGCGGAACAATGGTATTACCCTATTTGGTTCTTTACTTAACCCGAAGTGAAGGAATAACCCCCTCAAAGGCTGGAATAGTTCTATCGTTATATGGAGCGGGAGCATTAATCACATCTCCATTTGTTGGAAGACTGAGCGATAAAATTGGCTCGATGCGTATTATGAAATTCTCTCTTCTATTTACTTCAATAACTCTAGTCTGCTATTCATTTGTTCATGAGTATATTTTATTCTTAATTATAACATTAATTTTGTCTGTAATTAGCGAAGCATTCCGCCCTGCAAATCTTTCTTACATTTCAATTGAATCTTCCCCGGATCAGAGAAAAACAGCATTTGCTCTAAATCGTCTTGCGATCAATCTTGGAATGAGCATTGGCCCGGTTATAGGTGGGCTTCTAGCTATGGTCGATTTTTCTTTACTGTTTTACGTTAATGGGTTTTCAACATTTACAGCATGGGTTTTTTTAATACTCGCTAAGTTTGAACCGCATGCTTCAATCAATAAAGAAATGAGTGAAAGCGTTACAAAGGAAGATGTAATAGAGAAAAATCACAGAAGTATATTAAAAGATAAAAACATACTTCTCTTTTATGTTGCGCTGGTTCCGGTTATGATTGTATTCTTCCAGCATATTGGCGCGTTCCCATTATATCTTGTTCATGAACTAAAACATACCGAAGTGATATTTGGATTATTGATGGCGGTTAATACAGTGCTTATAATTTTTATTGAAGTACCACTAAATAACGCGATGAGTAATTGGAGTGATAAAAAATCATTGGTACTTGGATCAATTTTGTGCGGTCTCGGTTATGGAGCTATGCTTATTTCTCCAGAATTATGGTGGATAATTATAACAATAGTAATTTGGACATTTGGAGAGATGATTTTCTTTCCAGCGAGCGCATCATATATTTCACTGGTATCGGATGAATCACGCAGAGGTGAATACATGGGATATTTTCAGATGACTTTCAGTTTCTCCTTTATGATGGGGCCTTGGTTCGGGACAATGCTTTTTGAGAACTATGGTGCGGGATCAGTATGGACAGTTTCGTTATTATTATCAATTATCTCCGGATTTATTTTCATGAGAATTCGGACTTCATAA
- a CDS encoding glycoside hydrolase family 3 C-terminal domain-containing protein gives MIKKFFITTIIAISFYTETSAQFKFPFQNPNLTINERVSDLISRMTLEEKVSQMIYNAPAIERLEIPEYNWWNECLHGVARNGLATVFPQAIGLAAMWDIDLMYRIGVAISDEARAKHNIALSQGKRGIYQGLTFWSPNINIFRDPRWGRGMETYGEDPYLTGQLAIQFIKGLQGNDPRYLKLVATAKHFAVHSGPEPERHSFEVSVSDYDLWETYLPAFKMSVIDAKVEAIMCAYNSLYGNACCSNDPLLNIILRKEWGFKGHVVSDCWAIADIWQHHKQAKDAAEASAKAVKAGTDLNCGVSFKHLVKAVNDGLIREEELSIPLQRLFEDRIKLGMFDPPEMVPYSSYNRKQLDTQENKKLALEAAYKSLVLLKNENNILPLKKDINTLAVIGPNANDEEVLYGNYNGYPSDPVTPLEGLKRKFPDKNIIYEPGCSIAENIYSFNFIPSNCLFTDNDKIQNGLIGEYFDNLDFNGEPLFSRVDKEIHFNWGDGSPLENSNQFSVRWSGYLVPEKSGKYALGASGLDGFQITFEDSILVKFETTHGAHKVYKLIELNAGQLYNIKLEFKGSNRYSFIQLLWTNVDENIEERALEAVRKSDVAILFMGLSPRLEGEEMDVKVDGFRGGDRLNIDLPKSQENLLKKIYEIGKPVILVLLNGSALSINWADQNIPAILESWYGGQAAGTAIADALFGDYNPGGRLPITFYKSVDQIPPFIDYSMKERTYRYFTQEPLYPFGYGLSYTSFQYLNPSLNQSSISDGESAILSVDVKNIGKVDGEEVIQLYIRGRGVDNNSAIKTLKGFQRVHIKAGEAKNIKFEINKAMLEEFKEGKGFAADPGVYQIMIGSSSRDEDLNIVDVVLN, from the coding sequence ATGATTAAAAAGTTTTTTATAACAACCATTATTGCAATATCATTTTACACAGAAACTTCAGCCCAATTTAAATTTCCATTTCAAAATCCAAACCTAACTATTAACGAAAGAGTTAGTGATTTGATTTCTCGAATGACTCTTGAAGAAAAAGTTTCGCAGATGATATATAATGCCCCCGCAATAGAAAGACTTGAAATTCCTGAGTACAATTGGTGGAATGAATGTCTTCATGGTGTAGCTCGGAATGGATTGGCAACTGTATTCCCTCAAGCTATTGGTTTAGCGGCAATGTGGGATATAGATTTAATGTATAGAATTGGAGTAGCAATTTCCGATGAAGCTCGCGCAAAACATAATATTGCATTGTCTCAAGGTAAAAGGGGAATTTACCAGGGTTTAACATTCTGGAGCCCTAATATTAATATTTTTAGAGATCCCCGCTGGGGAAGGGGTATGGAGACTTATGGAGAAGATCCCTATTTAACGGGACAACTGGCGATTCAATTCATTAAAGGATTACAAGGAAATGATCCTCGTTATTTGAAATTAGTTGCTACCGCAAAACATTTTGCTGTACACAGCGGTCCAGAACCGGAACGTCATTCTTTCGAAGTAAGTGTGAGTGATTATGATTTGTGGGAAACTTATTTACCGGCATTTAAAATGTCGGTCATTGATGCTAAAGTAGAAGCAATTATGTGTGCTTATAATAGTCTTTATGGAAATGCTTGTTGCAGTAACGATCCACTGCTAAATATTATTCTGCGAAAAGAGTGGGGATTTAAAGGTCATGTTGTTTCTGATTGCTGGGCAATCGCCGATATTTGGCAGCATCACAAACAGGCAAAAGACGCGGCTGAAGCATCTGCAAAAGCTGTGAAGGCTGGTACTGATTTAAATTGTGGAGTGTCATTTAAACATTTAGTTAAAGCAGTAAATGATGGTTTAATTAGGGAGGAAGAACTGAGCATTCCTTTACAAAGATTATTTGAAGATAGAATAAAATTAGGAATGTTTGATCCGCCAGAAATGGTCCCATATTCAAGTTACAATCGTAAACAACTTGATACTCAAGAAAATAAAAAATTAGCACTTGAAGCAGCGTATAAATCATTAGTGTTGCTTAAAAACGAAAATAATATACTTCCACTAAAGAAAGATATAAATACATTAGCAGTCATAGGTCCAAACGCTAATGACGAAGAAGTTCTTTATGGTAATTATAATGGATATCCATCGGATCCAGTAACCCCTTTGGAAGGTCTGAAAAGAAAATTCCCGGATAAAAATATTATTTATGAACCTGGCTGTTCTATAGCGGAAAATATTTACTCGTTCAATTTTATTCCTTCGAATTGTTTGTTCACTGATAATGATAAAATACAAAATGGATTAATTGGAGAATATTTTGATAATCTTGATTTCAATGGAGAGCCCTTATTTAGTCGTGTGGATAAAGAAATACATTTTAATTGGGGTGACGGATCACCATTGGAGAATTCTAATCAATTTTCTGTAAGGTGGAGTGGCTATTTAGTACCTGAGAAATCGGGGAAATATGCGCTCGGCGCGTCTGGATTAGATGGATTTCAGATAACATTCGAAGATTCAATTCTAGTAAAATTTGAAACCACCCATGGCGCTCATAAAGTTTATAAATTAATTGAACTGAATGCGGGGCAACTATATAATATTAAACTGGAATTCAAAGGATCGAACAGATATTCATTTATCCAGCTGCTATGGACCAATGTTGATGAAAATATAGAAGAGAGAGCATTAGAAGCAGTACGAAAATCAGATGTGGCAATTCTCTTCATGGGTTTATCTCCCCGGCTCGAAGGGGAAGAGATGGATGTGAAAGTAGATGGTTTTAGGGGGGGTGATAGATTAAATATTGATCTTCCAAAATCACAAGAAAATTTACTTAAAAAAATATATGAAATTGGAAAACCAGTAATTCTTGTTTTATTAAATGGAAGTGCTCTAAGTATAAACTGGGCAGATCAAAATATTCCGGCTATTCTCGAAAGTTGGTATGGTGGGCAGGCCGCAGGTACCGCTATTGCCGACGCTTTATTCGGCGATTATAATCCGGGAGGTAGATTACCAATCACATTTTATAAATCTGTTGATCAAATTCCTCCATTTATAGATTATAGTATGAAGGAAAGAACGTACCGCTATTTTACACAAGAACCTCTCTACCCATTTGGTTATGGACTGAGCTATACTTCATTCCAATATTTAAATCCAAGTCTAAATCAATCATCAATTAGTGATGGTGAAAGCGCGATTCTCTCAGTTGATGTCAAAAATATAGGCAAAGTTGACGGGGAGGAAGTTATTCAATTATATATTAGGGGAAGAGGAGTTGATAATAATAGTGCCATCAAAACATTAAAAGGATTTCAGCGTGTGCACATTAAAGCGGGGGAAGCAAAGAATATTAAGTTTGAGATAAACAAAGCAATGCTCGAGGAATTTAAAGAGGGTAAAGGATTCGCTGCCGATCCTGGCGTGTACCAAATTATGATTGGTTCCTCCTCGCGCGATGAAGATTTGAATATCGTAGATGTTGTTCTTAATTGA